One region of Triticum aestivum cultivar Chinese Spring chromosome 6B, IWGSC CS RefSeq v2.1, whole genome shotgun sequence genomic DNA includes:
- the LOC123136089 gene encoding uncharacterized protein: protein MDHAGPRSAPTDPAGSGAPPPPTAEELSRRASGSGGGGAAEACGAAPAAQLGDPRVGILESSDQAQGRVHPCNKKDIPQFSAEGATKCEYRAPSLPRTGALLQLEPACLTLGRASDAVLAESLHDANPLARGKENIRAELQLKADAKHSENRMSDAPLGLDLNRVGSSDVAEVNPFFPYKKLGQSKVSDPSECGSTTGATGESESHRKWREMKQNGFLSSTHGTAVAPKPRGRPPKRKRDDELKRSTSTQNEQTKFTKVAAPSGLLSGLNPGIINHVRNSKQVYSIIKAMVRSEELENASQPGLAGQIGERGKEAIERIQDQKYGDSLMKCHLMMEGNNAMFHHQLPSASKFLAGGGDNLKLQLSSTITMASDRTCSTLDHESQHDYMTVLSVKAASVASQWLELLQQDIRGRLAALKRSRKRVRNALQTELPHLISTEFSSSQENEPSIAHSSEAGPTGKTVSEEHAARWRSLFLQMERTLQEEGRHLEIRLKEVQGMLQNCDKGLQQVTCEAPLLGPMAELWKLKNPEISESEWAVQAAAASIYSTCNLVMKTENVPCF, encoded by the exons ATGGACCACGCCGGCCCGCGCTCCGCCCCGACGGATCCCGCCGGATcgggcgcgccgccgccgccgacggccgAG GAATTGTCCAGAAGGGCGTCCgggagcgggggcggcggcgctgcggaggCATGCGGTGCGGCTCCGGCGGCCCAATTGGGAG ATCCGAGGGTGGGGATTTTGGAATCTTCAGATCAAGCACAGGGACGTGTACATCCATGTAATAAGAAGGACATACCTCAATTTTCTGCTGAAGGCGCCACAAAATGTGAATATAGGGCCCCTTCATTGCCTCGGACTGGTGCACTTCTGCAGTTAGAACCTGCTTGCCTGACCTTGGGCCGTGCTTCGGATGCAGTTTTGGCTGAAAGTTTGCATGATGCCaatcctttggcacgtggcaaagAGAACATCCGGGCAGAGTTGCAACTTAAGGCTGATGCAAAACACAGTGAAAATAGGATGAGTGATGCACCCCTTGGGTTGGATCTTAATAGAGTGGGTTCTTCTGATGTGGCAGAGGTAAATCCGTTCTTTCCTTACAAGAAGCTGGGTCAGTCCAAAGTTAGTGATCCATCAGAATGTGGTAGTACAACTGGTGCTACAGGAGAAAGTGAGTCACATAGAAAGTGGAGAGAAATGAAGCAGAATGGGTTCCTTTCTTCAACCCATGGAACTGCAGTGGCACCTAAGCCACGCGGTCGACCCCCCAAGCGGAAAAGGGATGATGAGCTCAAGAGAAGCACTTCTACCCAGAATGAACAGACAAAGTTCACGAAGGTTGCTGCTCCCAGTGGCCTATTATCTGGGCTGAATCCAGGAATAATAAATCATGTGAGAAATAGCAAGCAAGTATACTCAATAATAAAGGCAATGGTACGCTCTGAGGAGCTTGAGAACGCAAGCCAGCCTGGTCTTGCTGGCCAAATAGGTGAAAGAGGTAAAGAAGCTATAGAGAGAATTCAGGACCAGAAGTATGGGGATAGTTTGATGAAGTGCCATCTCATGATGGAAGGTAATAATGCAATGTTTCACCATCAGCTGCCTAGCGCATCAAAATTCCTCGCAGGGGGTGGTGACAATCTGAAATTGCAACTCTCATCAACAATCACTATGGCTTCGGATAGGACATGTAGTACATTAGATCATGAATCTCAACATGATTACATGACTGTGCTATCAGTTAAGG CTGCCAGTGTTGCCTCTCAATGGCTGGAGCTTCTACAGCAGGACATACGAGGGCGGCTTGCTG CTTTGAAGCGCAGTAGGAAGAGAGTGAGGAATGCTCTTCAAACTGAACTGCCGCACCTGATATCAACAGAATTCTCATCTAGTCAAGAGAATGAACCATCCATTGCACATTCTTCTGAAGCTGGGCCCACTGGAAAAACAGTTTCAGAAGAACATGCTGCACGGTGGAGGTCTCTATTCCTTCAGATGGAAAGAACACTGCAGGAGGAGGGAAGGCACTTG GAAATTCGGTTGAAGGAAGTGCAAGGAATGTTGCAGAATTGTGATAAAGGCCTGCAACAAGTGACCTGTGAGGCTCCACTGCTAGGCCCAATGGCTGAATTATG GAAGCTGAAGAACCCGGAGATTTCCGAGAGCGAGTGGGCAGTGCAAGCTGCCGCGGCGTCCATCTACTCGACGTGCAACCTGGTCATGAAGACCGAGAACGTCCCGTGCTTCTGA
- the LOC123136088 gene encoding pentatricopeptide repeat-containing protein At2g17140 → MDLARRVFDAMPARNDFSFGILARGYCRAGRSADALGVLDEMPRMNLVVCNTVVAGFCREGQVDQAERLVERMRAQGLAPNVVTFNGRISALCKAGRVLEAYMIFNDMQEALKPGLPRPDQVTFDVMLSGFCDAGMVDEARVLVDIMRCGGFLRKVESYNRWLSGLVRNGKIGEAQELLSEMAHEGVQPNSYTYNIIVDGLCKEGKSFDVRRVEDFVRSGVMTPDVVTYTSLLRAYCSKGNTVAANRILDEMAQKGCAPNLFTYNVLLESLWKAGRTTEVERLLERMGEKGYSLDTTSCNIIIDGLCRSSKLDMAMDIVDEMWNEGSLALGRLGSSFSSLASDSFLSKKCLPDRITYTTLMNALCKEGRFEEAKKRLLEMIAKDISPDSVIYDTFIHGYCKHGKTSSAIKVLRDMEKKGFNPSTRSYNLLIWGFQEKHMSDEILELMSEMKEKGISSNVMTYNSLIKSFCEQGMVNKAMPLLDEMLQNEIVPNVTSFGLLIKAFCKIADFSAAQRVFDVALSTCGQKEVLYCLMCAELSTYARWIEAKNILETALEMRISIQSFPYKQIIVGLCDVREADQAHSLLKLFIAKGYSFDPATFMPVIDVLSETGKKQDADILSEKMMEMADGNVGHATVSGVVTTGSRKHEHGKYAESDWHSLLHRDDSAHTVMKITNRVRTGWGQRGNIYEHKRQQDDDIYVLENSG, encoded by the exons ATGGACCTCGCACGCAGGGTGTTCGACGCGATGCCCGCCAGGAACGACTTCAGCTTTGGGATCCTGGCGCGAGGATACTGCCGCGCGGGCAGGAGCGCCGATGCGCTCggggtgctcgacgaaatgccgagGATGAACCTGGTGGTCTGCAACACGGTGGTGGCGGGGTTCTGCCGGGAGGGCCAGGTGGACCAGGCCGAGAGGCTGGTGGAACGGATGCGGGCGCAGGGGCTCGCGCCCAATGTGGTCACGTTCAATGGCAGGATCTCTGCGCTCTGCAAGGCTGGCCGGGTGCTGGAGGCATACATGATATTCAATGATATGCAGGAGGCCCTGAAGCCGGGTCTGCCGAGGCCTGATCAGGTGACGTTTGATGTGATGCTCAGCGGTTTCTGTGATGCCGGGATGGTGGATGAGGCAAGGGTGCTGGTGGACATTATGAGATGTGGTGGGTTCCTGAGGAAGGTCGAGAGTTACAACCGCTGGTTGTCAGGATTGGTGAGGAATGGTAAGATCGGAGAGGCGCAAGAGTTGCTGAGCGAGATGGCTCATGAGGGTGTCCAGCCTAATAGCTATACATACAACATCATTGTTGATGGATTGTGTAAGGAGGGCAAATCGTTTGATGTAAGGAGAGTTGAGGATTTTGTGAGGAGTGGTGTGATGACACCAGATGTTGTGACTTATACTAGTTTGCTCCGTGCTTATTGCTCGAAGGGAAACACTGTCGCTGCCAACAGGATCCTTGATGAGATGGCGCAGAAGGGGTGTGCCCCAAATTTGTTCACCTACAATGTTTTGCTGGAGAGTTTGTGGAAAGCTGGTAGGACTACAGAGGTAGAAAGGTTGTTGGAGAGGATGGGTGAGAAAGGATATAGCTTGGATACAACAAGCTGCAATATCATTATTGATGGACTATGCAGAAGCAGTAAATTAGATATGGCTATGGACATTGTCGATGAAATGTGGAATGAAGGAAGTTTGGCTCTTGGCAGATTGGGTAGTTCGTTTTCAAGTTTAGCGAGTGATTCTTTCCTCAGCAAAAAATGTCTACCTGACCGAATCACTTACACAACTTTGATGAATGCATTGTGCAAAGAAGGAAGGTTTGAAGAAGCAAAGAAACGATTACTTGAGATGATAGCAAAAGATATTTCTCCTGATTCAGTTATATATGATACCTTTATTCACGGTTATTGCAAGCATGGCAAGACATCTTCAGCCATCAAGGTTCTGAGAGACATGGAAAAGAAAGGTTTCAACCCAAGCACAAGGTCATACAACTTGTTGATTTGGGGATTTCAAGAAAAACACATGTCGGATGAAATCCTTGAATTGATGAGTGAAATGAAGGAGAAGGGGATCTCTTCTAACGTCATGACCTACAATAGCTTGATAAAATCCTTTTGTGAACAAGGAATGGTGAACAAAGCAATGCCTTTGTTAGATGAAATGTTGCAGAATGAAATAGTTCCTAATGTAACTTCTTTTGGCTTGTTGATCAAGGCTTTTTGTAAGATTGCAGATTTCTCTGCAGCTCAGAGGGTATTTGATGTTGCTTTGAGTACATGTGGTCAGAAGGAAGTGCTCTATTGCCTAATGTGCGCCGAACTCTCCACTTATGCTAGGTGGATAGAAGCCAAGAACATTCTTGAAACAGCACTTGAAATGAGAATCTCCATCCAAAGTTTCCCATATAAGCAGATCATCGTGGGGCTCTGCGATGTTCGTGAGGCAGACCAAGCGCATAGTCTTCTCAAGTTGTTTATAGCTAAAGGATATTCATTTGATCCAGCCACATTCATGCCTGTCATAGATGTACTAAGTGAAACGGGAAAGAAGCAGGATGCTGATATACTGTCGGAAAAGATGATGGAAATGGCAGATGGTAATGTTGGTCATGCTACTGTTTCTGGTGTGGTTACTACTGGAAGCCGGAAGCATGAGCATGGCAAGTATGCTGAAAGTGATTGGCATTCCCTTCTGCACAG AGATGACAGTGCTCATACGGTTATGAAAATTACCAATAGAGTGAGAACAGGATGGGGCCAAAGAGGCAATATATACGAGCATAAAAGGCAGCAGGATGATGACATTTATGTACTTGAGAACAGTGGCTGA